In Nevskiales bacterium, one DNA window encodes the following:
- a CDS encoding alpha/beta hydrolase codes for MKPSTSEYLDIRGLRYHVRRWGTPDAPVMYLLHGLLDVSASMQLVVDAFARDWNIIAPDWRGCGLSAWPQDGYWFPDYVADLEWVVNHYSGAAPAFYVGHSLGGHVASLYAGLRPARVRRLVILDSLSVPDMPPELAPQRYLRWLEQLADPPQNKVYASFDELAARIRHRHPKLTPERADFVARCWGREAAPGRIELLGDPKHRLRMPTLYRAAESIAIWKQVTAPVLCLDAGDSWLDKAIPPQEKARRRGAFQNLRTEVIPGASHMLHHDHPAETAARIEAFLSEP; via the coding sequence ATGAAGCCCAGCACGTCCGAATACCTCGACATCCGCGGGCTGCGCTACCACGTCCGCCGCTGGGGGACGCCAGATGCGCCGGTGATGTACCTGCTGCACGGGCTGCTGGACGTCTCGGCCTCGATGCAGCTGGTGGTGGACGCCTTCGCGCGCGACTGGAACATCATCGCCCCCGACTGGCGCGGCTGCGGCCTGTCGGCCTGGCCGCAGGACGGCTACTGGTTTCCCGACTACGTCGCCGACCTGGAGTGGGTCGTCAACCACTACAGCGGCGCAGCGCCGGCCTTTTACGTGGGCCACAGCCTGGGCGGACACGTCGCCAGCCTCTATGCCGGCCTGCGGCCGGCGCGGGTGCGCCGGCTGGTCATCCTCGACAGTCTGAGCGTGCCGGACATGCCGCCGGAGCTGGCGCCGCAGCGCTACCTGCGCTGGCTCGAGCAGCTGGCCGACCCGCCGCAGAACAAGGTCTATGCGTCCTTCGACGAGCTGGCGGCGCGCATCCGTCACCGCCACCCCAAACTCACGCCCGAGCGCGCGGACTTCGTGGCCCGCTGCTGGGGGCGCGAGGCCGCGCCCGGGCGCATCGAGCTGCTGGGCGACCCGAAGCACCGCCTGCGCATGCCCACGCTCTACCGCGCCGCCGAGTCCATCGCCATCTGGAAGCAGGTGACGGCGCCGGTGCTGTGCCTGGACGCCGGCGATTCCTGGCTGGACAAAGCCATCCCGCCGCAGGAAAAGGCCCGGCGGCGCGGCGCCTTCCAGAACCTGCGCACCGAGGTGATACCCGGCGCCTCGCATATGCTGCATCATGATCATCCGGCCGAGACTGCGGCCCGCATCGAGGCCTTCCTGAGCGAGCCATGA
- a CDS encoding L,D-transpeptidase family protein has protein sequence MPLPVLLLALAVSPAYAATYLLPAPDEALIGHEQLASARYEETLLDIARRYNLGYEDIKLANPGVDTWIPGQNMPVLLPTRYVLPPGPREGIVINIAEMRLYYYPQEPVDGRRVVITHPVSIGRDDWKTPLGTTRIVRKDKDPAWYPPESIRREHAADGDPLPKVVPPGPDNPLGRYALRLGIPGYLIHGTDKPFGIGMQVTHGCMRMYPEDIEAMFRLVPVGTAVRIINQPVKTGWHRGTLYLEVHPPLGEAAAAGIGPALEKVAAALRERQDYVVDWPWLEGVVAEPRGIPLPVRQRGESAQPWLTGSRP, from the coding sequence ATGCCACTGCCGGTTCTGCTGCTGGCGCTGGCCGTGTCACCCGCCTACGCGGCGACCTACCTGCTGCCGGCCCCGGACGAAGCGTTGATCGGCCATGAACAGCTGGCCAGCGCGCGCTACGAGGAGACGCTGCTCGACATCGCGCGCCGCTACAACCTCGGCTACGAGGACATCAAGTTGGCCAATCCGGGGGTGGACACCTGGATCCCGGGTCAGAACATGCCGGTGCTGCTGCCGACGCGCTATGTACTGCCGCCCGGCCCGCGCGAGGGCATCGTGATCAACATCGCCGAGATGCGCCTGTACTACTACCCCCAGGAGCCGGTGGACGGCCGTCGGGTGGTGATCACGCATCCGGTCAGCATCGGCCGCGACGACTGGAAGACGCCGCTGGGCACTACCCGCATCGTGCGCAAGGACAAGGATCCGGCCTGGTACCCGCCGGAGTCGATCCGGCGCGAGCATGCCGCCGATGGCGACCCGCTGCCCAAGGTGGTGCCGCCGGGGCCGGACAACCCGCTCGGTCGTTATGCCCTGCGGCTCGGCATCCCGGGCTACCTGATCCACGGCACCGACAAGCCCTTCGGCATCGGCATGCAAGTGACGCACGGCTGCATGCGCATGTACCCCGAAGACATCGAGGCCATGTTCCGGCTGGTGCCGGTCGGCACCGCCGTCCGCATCATCAACCAGCCGGTCAAGACCGGCTGGCACCGTGGCACGCTGTACCTCGAGGTACACCCGCCGCTCGGCGAGGCCGCGGCTGCGGGCATCGGCCCGGCGCTGGAGAAGGTGGCCGCGGCGCTGCGCGAGCGGCAGGACTACGTCGTGGACTGGCCCTGGCTGGAGGGCGTGGTCGCCGAGCCGCGCGGCATACCACTGCCGGTGCGCCAGCGCGGCGAGTCCGCGCAGCCCTGGCTGACCGGCAGCAGGCCATAA
- the minE gene encoding cell division topological specificity factor MinE produces the protein MNWLNLFRTRQAKSSAALAKERLIVVVANQRSQAGGAEFMPRLRAELLTVIRKYVKVNDDAIRMAIERDGDMEVLELNIVLPEPGAAQH, from the coding sequence GTGAACTGGCTCAATCTGTTCCGCACGCGTCAGGCCAAGTCCTCGGCCGCGCTGGCCAAGGAGCGGCTGATCGTGGTGGTGGCCAACCAGCGCAGCCAGGCCGGCGGCGCCGAGTTCATGCCGCGGCTGCGGGCCGAGCTGCTGACCGTGATCCGCAAGTACGTGAAGGTCAACGACGATGCCATCCGCATGGCGATCGAGCGCGACGGCGACATGGAGGTGCTGGAGCTCAATATCGTGCTGCCGGAGCCCGGTGCGGCCCAGCATTGA
- the minD gene encoding septum site-determining protein MinD, which yields MAKIIVVTSGKGGVGKTTTSASFATGLALRGHKTAVIDFDVGLRNLDLIMGCERRVVFDLVNVINGEANLRQALIRDKRVENLSILAASQTRDKDALTKEGVERVLTELAQDHDYIICDSPAGIEKGALLAMYYADEALVVTNPEVSSVRDSDRVLGILASKTRHAENGSGRVREHLVLTRYSPARVEKGEMLSVEDVKEILAIPLLGVIPESPDVLTSSNAGEPVVLDAESAAGQAYGDLVARFLGEDLPHRFLDAPRKGLLGRLFGASA from the coding sequence GTGGCGAAGATTATTGTGGTGACCTCGGGCAAGGGCGGTGTGGGCAAGACCACCACCAGCGCGTCCTTCGCCACCGGCCTGGCGCTGCGCGGGCACAAGACCGCGGTGATCGACTTCGACGTCGGCCTGCGCAACCTGGACCTCATCATGGGCTGCGAGCGGCGCGTGGTGTTCGATCTGGTCAACGTCATCAACGGCGAGGCCAACCTGCGCCAGGCGCTGATCCGCGACAAGCGCGTCGAGAACCTGTCCATCCTCGCCGCCTCGCAGACGCGCGACAAGGATGCGCTGACCAAGGAAGGCGTCGAGCGCGTGCTGACCGAACTCGCGCAGGACCACGATTACATCATCTGCGATTCCCCGGCCGGCATCGAGAAGGGCGCGCTGCTGGCGATGTACTATGCCGACGAGGCGCTGGTCGTGACCAACCCGGAGGTATCCTCGGTGCGCGACTCGGACCGCGTGCTCGGCATCCTCGCCAGCAAGACGCGGCATGCGGAGAACGGCAGCGGCCGGGTGCGCGAGCATCTGGTGCTGACCCGCTACTCACCGGCGCGCGTAGAGAAGGGCGAGATGCTGTCGGTCGAGGACGTCAAGGAAATCCTGGCCATCCCGCTCTTGGGCGTGATCCCGGAGTCGCCCGACGTACTCACATCCTCCAACGCCGGTGAGCCGGTGGTGCTGGATGCCGAGAGCGCCGCGGGCCAGGCCTATGGCGACCTGGTCGCGCGCTTTCTCGGCGAGGACCTGCCGCACCGTTTCCTCGACGCCCCCCGCAAGGGCCTGCTGGGCCGCCTGTTCGGAGCCAGTGCATGA
- the minC gene encoding septum site-determining protein MinC, whose amino-acid sequence MAINPQMLDKGLEFKGRMMTLTVVRVSQPHLDILAGQLEAQLARSPGFFAGLPLLLELADEAISLDGVVQLMRRHGLTPVAVYRPSATQAQAARDAGLGVIDDKRAAREAPAESAGASKAARAPARIVTEPVRSGQQIYARGGDLVIVNAVSAGAEVIADGCIHVYGALRGRALAGVQGDASARIFCRDMGAELVSIAGVYKVAEDIKETLRGRAVQVYRDGDKLRIEKL is encoded by the coding sequence ATGGCGATCAACCCCCAGATGCTGGACAAGGGGCTGGAGTTCAAGGGTCGCATGATGACCCTGACGGTGGTGCGCGTGTCCCAGCCGCACCTCGACATTCTGGCCGGACAGCTCGAAGCCCAGCTGGCGCGCTCGCCCGGGTTCTTCGCCGGGCTGCCATTGCTGCTGGAGCTGGCCGACGAGGCCATCAGCCTGGACGGCGTGGTGCAGCTGATGCGCCGGCACGGCCTGACGCCCGTGGCGGTGTACCGCCCGAGTGCGACGCAGGCGCAGGCGGCGCGCGATGCCGGCTTGGGCGTGATCGACGACAAGCGCGCAGCGCGCGAGGCGCCGGCGGAAAGCGCTGGCGCCAGCAAGGCGGCACGTGCGCCGGCACGCATCGTGACCGAGCCGGTACGCTCCGGCCAGCAGATCTATGCCCGTGGCGGCGACTTGGTGATCGTCAACGCGGTCAGCGCCGGGGCCGAGGTGATCGCCGACGGCTGCATCCACGTGTACGGTGCGCTGCGCGGCCGTGCGCTGGCCGGGGTGCAGGGCGATGCGTCAGCCCGCATTTTTTGCCGCGACATGGGCGCGGAGCTGGTGTCCATCGCCGGCGTCTACAAGGTCGCCGAGGACATCAAGGAAACCCTGCGCGGGCGCGCCGTGCAGGTTTATCGCGACGGCGACAAGCTCAGGATCGAGAAGCTGTAA
- a CDS encoding 2-hydroxychromene-2-carboxylate isomerase, with product MAQATIEFFWDPASPFTYLAATQIEALAAECGATLVWKPFLLGKVFEATGNRPPVSVPAKGKHMFLDLKRWAALYGVPLQFPKSFPINSVTPERAAIAADRAGKGAAFARALMATHWGAGRDISQPEELKAVAAAVGLDGEAILAATQDPAVKEALKANTEEAVQRGVFGAPTFFVGTEMFWGNDRLQLLRAHLQGKLAA from the coding sequence ATGGCCCAAGCCACCATCGAGTTCTTCTGGGATCCCGCCAGCCCCTTTACCTACCTGGCCGCCACGCAGATCGAGGCACTCGCCGCCGAATGCGGCGCCACGCTGGTCTGGAAACCCTTCCTGCTGGGCAAGGTGTTCGAGGCCACCGGCAACCGGCCGCCGGTGTCGGTGCCGGCCAAGGGCAAGCACATGTTCCTGGACCTCAAGCGCTGGGCGGCGCTGTACGGCGTGCCGCTGCAGTTCCCCAAGAGCTTCCCGATCAACAGCGTGACGCCGGAGCGCGCCGCGATCGCCGCCGATCGCGCCGGCAAGGGCGCCGCGTTCGCGCGCGCGCTGATGGCCACGCACTGGGGTGCGGGCCGCGACATCAGCCAGCCGGAGGAACTGAAGGCGGTGGCCGCGGCGGTCGGCCTCGACGGCGAGGCCATCCTGGCCGCCACCCAGGACCCGGCGGTCAAGGAAGCGCTCAAGGCCAATACCGAGGAGGCCGTGCAACGCGGCGTGTTCGGCGCACCGACCTTCTTCGTCGGCACGGAAATGTTCTGGGGCAACGACCGCCTGCAGCTGCTGCGCGCGCACCTGCAGGGCAAGCTGGCGGCCTGA